In Brevibacillus brevis, a genomic segment contains:
- the hutI gene encoding imidazolonepropionase has translation MTRPVWIRHASQLATLAGGSAAPVVGKRMNELSIIEDGSVWLENGRIERVGTDAELEAVYGERVTEAEVVDATGRLVTPGLIDPHTHLVHAGTRQNEFNMRLNGATYMEIMNNGGGIHATTAATRNATHDQLYEESKRRLDLFLLHGVTTVEAKSGYGLTLADELKQLEVAKKLHELHPVDLVSTFMGAHAVPKEFKADPDAFVELVIREMIPEVARRRLAEFNDVFCERGVFTPEQSRRILEAGREYGLLPKIHADEIEPYEGAELAAAIGAVSADHLLRASDEGIKRMAEAGVIAVLLPGTAFFLMAESANGRKMIDAGVAVAISTDCNPGSSPTVSMPLIMNLGCLKMGMTPAEVLTAATINAAHAIIRAHDIGSIEPGKRADLTIFDVPDFMTLQYRYGVNHVHTVIKNGAIVVSEGRLA, from the coding sequence ATGACCAGACCCGTATGGATTCGCCATGCCAGCCAGCTCGCCACGCTGGCTGGCGGCTCTGCCGCACCTGTAGTCGGGAAGCGCATGAATGAGCTGTCCATCATCGAGGATGGCAGCGTATGGCTGGAAAACGGCCGGATCGAGCGAGTGGGGACGGATGCGGAGCTGGAGGCCGTGTACGGAGAGCGGGTGACAGAGGCCGAAGTCGTCGACGCGACCGGCCGTCTTGTCACGCCGGGGCTGATCGACCCGCACACCCATCTGGTCCATGCCGGGACTCGGCAAAATGAATTCAACATGCGTCTGAATGGCGCTACTTATATGGAGATCATGAACAACGGCGGGGGAATCCACGCCACGACCGCAGCGACGAGGAACGCCACCCATGACCAGCTGTACGAAGAAAGCAAAAGGAGGCTCGACCTGTTTCTCTTGCACGGAGTGACGACCGTGGAAGCCAAGAGCGGCTACGGACTGACGCTCGCCGATGAGCTGAAGCAGCTGGAGGTAGCGAAAAAGCTGCATGAACTGCACCCGGTCGATCTGGTCAGCACATTTATGGGCGCGCACGCCGTCCCCAAGGAGTTCAAGGCGGACCCGGACGCTTTCGTCGAGCTGGTGATCCGCGAGATGATTCCGGAGGTGGCCCGCCGCAGGCTTGCGGAGTTCAACGACGTCTTTTGCGAGCGGGGCGTTTTTACCCCGGAGCAGTCGCGACGCATCCTGGAAGCGGGAAGGGAGTACGGCCTGCTGCCGAAGATCCACGCGGACGAAATCGAACCGTACGAAGGCGCGGAGCTGGCGGCGGCGATCGGGGCGGTCTCGGCCGACCACCTGCTTCGGGCTTCGGATGAAGGGATCAAGCGGATGGCGGAAGCGGGAGTCATCGCGGTGCTGCTGCCGGGAACGGCCTTTTTCCTGATGGCGGAATCGGCCAACGGGCGAAAAATGATTGATGCGGGCGTGGCAGTCGCGATCTCGACGGATTGCAATCCGGGCTCGTCCCCTACCGTGTCCATGCCGCTTATCATGAACCTCGGCTGCCTGAAAATGGGCATGACTCCTGCGGAAGTGCTGACAGCGGCGACCATCAACGCGGCCCATGCGATCATACGGGCGCACGACATTGGCAGCATCGAGCCGGGCAAACGTGCGGACCTTACGATATTTGACGTGCCGGACTTCATGACCTTGCAATACCGCTACGGGGTGAACCACGTGCATACGGTCATCAAAAATGGTGCGATCGTCGTCTCGGAAGGGAGATTGGCATGA
- the hutU gene encoding urocanate hydratase, which yields MTHTQSIQQLLQEYSGTTLHTKGWVQEAALRMLLNNLNPDVAERTEDLVVYGGIGKAARNWECFDVIVKTLKNLECDETLLVQSGKPVAVFKSHPDAPRVLLANSNLVPAWATWEHFHELDQKGLMMYGQMTAGSWIYIGSQGIVQGTYETFAECARQHFEGTLAGTITVTAGLGGMGGAQPLAVSLNGGVSINIEIDPTRIQRRLDTKYLDVMTESLDEAIRMAEEAKREKKGISIGLLGNAPEVLNAMLARGFIPDVLTDQTSSHDPLNGYIPIGMSLAEAAELRTRDPIAYVARAKASIAEHVRAMLAMQERGAVTFDYGNNIRQVAKNEGVEDAFRFPGFVPAYIRPQFCEGKGPFRWAALSGDPEDIYKTDEVILREFSYNTHLCNWIRMARERIQFQGLPSRICWLGYGERARFGQIINDMVASGELSAPIVIGRDHLDSGSVASPNRETEAMRDGSDAVADWPILNALINAVGGASWVSVHHGGGVGMGYSLHAGMVIVADGTPEAAKRLERVLTTDPGMGIVRHADAGYDLAIRTAKEKGVHIPMMKE from the coding sequence ATGACCCATACGCAGTCGATTCAGCAATTGCTCCAGGAGTATTCGGGCACGACATTGCACACGAAAGGCTGGGTGCAGGAAGCAGCCTTGCGCATGCTGCTGAACAATCTCAATCCCGACGTCGCAGAGCGGACGGAAGACTTGGTGGTGTACGGCGGGATCGGCAAAGCGGCCCGCAACTGGGAATGCTTCGATGTTATTGTCAAAACATTGAAAAATCTGGAGTGCGATGAGACCCTTCTGGTCCAGTCCGGCAAGCCGGTCGCGGTGTTCAAGTCGCATCCGGATGCGCCGCGCGTCTTGCTGGCAAACTCCAACCTCGTGCCTGCCTGGGCGACATGGGAGCACTTCCATGAGCTGGATCAAAAAGGACTGATGATGTACGGGCAAATGACGGCGGGCAGCTGGATTTACATCGGCAGCCAGGGCATCGTGCAAGGAACGTACGAGACGTTCGCGGAATGTGCCCGCCAGCATTTTGAGGGGACACTCGCGGGCACAATCACGGTCACGGCCGGCCTCGGAGGAATGGGCGGGGCGCAGCCACTCGCCGTATCGTTGAACGGCGGCGTCAGCATCAACATCGAGATCGATCCGACCCGCATCCAGCGCCGTCTGGACACGAAGTACCTGGACGTCATGACCGAGAGCCTGGACGAAGCGATCCGGATGGCCGAGGAAGCCAAGCGGGAGAAAAAAGGAATCTCCATCGGCCTTTTGGGCAATGCGCCTGAAGTGCTGAACGCGATGCTGGCGCGCGGCTTTATCCCGGACGTATTGACCGACCAGACCTCCTCGCACGATCCGCTGAACGGCTACATCCCGATCGGCATGAGTCTGGCGGAGGCGGCAGAGCTGCGGACGCGCGACCCGATCGCTTACGTAGCGCGGGCGAAGGCGAGCATCGCCGAGCATGTCAGGGCGATGCTGGCGATGCAGGAGCGCGGCGCCGTCACCTTCGACTACGGGAACAACATCCGCCAGGTAGCAAAAAACGAAGGCGTGGAAGACGCATTCCGCTTCCCGGGCTTTGTACCTGCGTATATCCGTCCGCAGTTTTGCGAAGGAAAAGGGCCGTTCCGCTGGGCGGCGCTGTCGGGCGACCCGGAAGACATTTACAAGACGGACGAAGTCATCCTGCGCGAGTTTTCCTACAATACCCACCTGTGCAACTGGATTCGCATGGCCCGCGAGCGGATTCAATTCCAGGGACTGCCTTCGCGCATTTGCTGGCTGGGCTACGGGGAACGCGCCCGCTTCGGCCAGATCATCAATGACATGGTGGCCAGCGGCGAGCTGAGCGCCCCAATCGTCATCGGCCGCGACCATCTCGACTCCGGCTCCGTCGCCTCCCCGAACCGGGAGACGGAAGCGATGCGGGACGGAAGCGATGCGGTGGCTGACTGGCCCATCCTCAACGCCCTGATCAACGCTGTCGGGGGAGCGAGCTGGGTATCCGTGCACCATGGAGGCGGTGTCGGCATGGGGTATTCGCTGCATGCGGGCATGGTCATCGTGGCCGATGGGACGCCGGAAGCCGCGAAACGACTGGAGCGGGTGCTGACGACCGACCCGGGCATGGGCATCGTCCGTCACGCGGATGCAGGATATGACTTGGCGATTCGGACCGCGAAGGAAAAAGGCGTACACATCCCGATGATGAAGGAGTGA
- a CDS encoding helix-turn-helix domain-containing protein has protein sequence MPSILIADRDTNERIGIGWLITSCAIPYDHVYMASTATEVIRCVETHTPDVLCLELDMIGKGQWEPLKLLIEHYRPRVAVMTAEATFERAMQGIELNARDLWLKPQTPETIRRTLARYCQERRDAAAHGQEGGDDAGRVAEVSYLDLFFPLSMPGGPYPLMLAQLEEPNRHPELLRFLTEYPFREKPVLLPLGDAIVGLFPADEPEPLSRLEQVGRRLLRDWEAASDAPLSLVMYDSDDPEQRLSEKYRDASQALDIRFFKGYRQLSVVRGRIAWTMIDPFLTPSEQRAWIDMLHDGSKEALKEWMYRHFFFKEEPYPEPGLLRIRLTSILAQVRRYMKAHGLDRGKLEEEYHRAFDTILYSPILYRIVQELLLFIYTLLESARSHQVGGRADVIELAIRYMEGRYTDPTLRLEEVARHVDRSPAYFSTLLSQKHGISFRQLLVNMRLKEAQRLLLETSLPVQEVAMRTGFGNANYFSKIFKEKTGTTPRFMRNQKKV, from the coding sequence GTGCCGAGCATCTTGATTGCGGACCGTGATACGAACGAGCGAATCGGGATCGGCTGGCTCATCACGAGCTGCGCCATTCCGTACGATCATGTGTATATGGCCTCTACCGCGACTGAGGTCATCCGCTGCGTAGAAACCCATACGCCGGACGTGCTGTGCCTGGAGCTGGACATGATCGGGAAAGGGCAGTGGGAGCCGCTCAAGCTCTTGATCGAGCATTATCGCCCACGGGTAGCTGTCATGACCGCGGAAGCGACTTTTGAGCGCGCAATGCAGGGAATTGAGCTGAATGCACGCGATTTGTGGCTGAAGCCGCAGACGCCGGAGACGATCCGGCGCACACTGGCACGGTATTGCCAGGAAAGAAGGGACGCTGCTGCCCACGGGCAGGAGGGGGGAGACGACGCGGGCCGGGTGGCGGAAGTATCGTACCTGGATCTGTTCTTTCCACTTTCGATGCCGGGAGGGCCGTACCCGCTTATGCTGGCGCAGCTGGAAGAGCCGAATCGGCATCCCGAGCTGCTGCGCTTCCTGACGGAGTATCCATTTCGGGAGAAGCCGGTCCTGCTTCCGCTGGGGGATGCGATCGTCGGCCTATTTCCAGCTGACGAGCCCGAGCCGCTGTCCCGCCTCGAGCAAGTCGGCAGGCGGCTCCTGCGCGATTGGGAGGCGGCCTCGGATGCTCCGCTGTCGCTCGTCATGTACGATTCGGACGACCCTGAGCAGCGGCTGAGCGAAAAGTACAGGGACGCGAGCCAAGCGCTCGACATCCGCTTTTTCAAAGGCTACAGGCAGCTGTCGGTCGTGCGCGGCCGTATCGCCTGGACGATGATCGACCCGTTTTTGACGCCCAGCGAGCAGCGCGCCTGGATCGACATGCTTCACGACGGCAGCAAGGAAGCGCTCAAGGAGTGGATGTATCGCCATTTCTTCTTCAAGGAAGAGCCGTATCCGGAGCCGGGGCTTCTGCGCATCAGGCTGACCAGCATCCTGGCGCAAGTGAGGCGCTATATGAAGGCGCACGGACTTGACCGCGGGAAGCTGGAGGAAGAGTATCACCGGGCGTTCGATACGATCCTGTACTCGCCCATCCTGTACCGGATCGTGCAGGAGCTGCTGCTTTTCATCTATACGCTGCTCGAATCGGCGCGCAGCCATCAGGTTGGGGGACGTGCGGACGTGATCGAGCTGGCTATCCGCTACATGGAAGGACGCTATACCGATCCGACCCTGCGGCTCGAGGAGGTCGCCCGTCACGTGGATCGCAGTCCCGCCTACTTCAGTACGCTCCTGAGCCAGAAGCACGGCATCTCATTCCGCCAGCTCCTGGTCAACATGCGGCTGAAGGAGGCGCAGCGGCTGCTTTTGGAAACATCGCTGCCGGTCCAGGAAGTGGCGATGCGGACCGGGTTTGGGAATGCCAATTACTTTAGCAAAATCTTTAAGGAAAAGACGGGGACAACCCCTCGTTTTATGCGAAATCAAAAAAAAGTATAG
- the lepB gene encoding signal peptidase I: protein MREIVGWIRSIGFAVIFALVLGIFVFQPYKVDGHSMDPTLQDQERIYVSKLSHTFSYMPNYGDIVVIDSRVDRNRTWMDDILSHPLIGLITGTADDHSMYVKRVIGKPGDVLEFKDNKVYRNGVALDEPYIKETMDYVSDGKLTVPPNHIFVMGDNRNHSTDSREIGFIPLDHVMGTMIENPFS, encoded by the coding sequence ATGAGAGAAATCGTAGGATGGATCCGTTCCATTGGATTTGCTGTCATCTTCGCCTTGGTTCTCGGAATCTTCGTATTCCAGCCGTACAAGGTGGATGGGCATTCCATGGATCCGACCTTGCAAGACCAAGAACGCATATACGTTTCCAAACTGTCCCATACGTTTAGCTACATGCCGAACTACGGCGACATCGTCGTAATCGACAGCCGTGTAGACCGCAACCGCACATGGATGGACGATATACTGAGCCACCCGCTGATCGGCCTGATCACAGGAACGGCTGACGATCATTCCATGTACGTCAAGCGCGTCATCGGCAAACCGGGCGATGTTTTGGAATTTAAGGATAACAAGGTGTACCGAAACGGCGTCGCCCTGGACGAGCCGTACATCAAGGAAACGATGGACTACGTGTCCGACGGCAAGCTCACTGTCCCGCCGAATCACATCTTCGTGATGGGGGACAACCGCAATCACAGCACTGATTCCCGCGAGATCGGATTTATTCCGCTCGACCACGTGATGGGAACCATGATTGAGAATCCATTTTCCTAA
- a CDS encoding ArgE/DapE family deacylase, giving the protein MKIEIDRNGLIALVQDLIRIDSVNPYLDADGPGERQIARFLQERMQAGGLEVRVMPINDTAVNVIGILRGSGGGRSLLLNGHMDTVSAKRMAIKPFDPLHEDGKIYGRGSQDMKGSLGAMIAAVEAVSRAQVPLSGDVILAFVADEEYKSIGTEALVEEYSADAAIVCEPSDLDIGIVHKGFAWISCEVKGKAAHGSRPAEGIDAIVHTGRVLSEIERLSQQLAQKRHPILGPPSVHASLIQGGTELSTYPDHCRLDWERRTIPGETRQEVEQEVAGMLERLRAGDDSFQASAELFFWREPFEVSTDEPIFAALEAACRSRLGRAPDISGFSGWTDAALLQGAGIPTVLFGPCGAGLHGAVEYVETESLVDMANILADTIREFCR; this is encoded by the coding sequence ATGAAAATCGAAATCGATCGCAACGGACTGATCGCATTGGTGCAAGATCTCATTCGGATAGACTCGGTGAATCCTTATCTGGATGCGGACGGTCCAGGGGAGAGGCAAATCGCCCGTTTTCTTCAGGAAAGGATGCAGGCAGGGGGGCTGGAGGTGAGGGTGATGCCGATCAACGACACGGCGGTCAATGTCATCGGCATCCTGCGTGGATCGGGTGGCGGAAGGTCTTTGCTGCTGAACGGCCACATGGACACGGTGAGCGCCAAGCGCATGGCGATCAAGCCGTTTGATCCGCTGCACGAGGATGGCAAAATTTACGGCCGCGGCAGCCAGGATATGAAAGGCAGCCTCGGCGCGATGATCGCTGCGGTGGAGGCGGTCTCCCGAGCACAGGTGCCTCTCTCGGGGGACGTCATCCTCGCATTTGTCGCCGACGAGGAGTACAAGAGCATCGGGACGGAAGCCCTGGTCGAGGAATATTCGGCGGACGCAGCCATCGTCTGCGAGCCGTCCGACCTGGACATCGGCATCGTCCACAAAGGCTTCGCTTGGATCAGCTGCGAAGTGAAAGGCAAAGCCGCGCACGGCAGTCGCCCGGCTGAAGGGATCGATGCCATTGTTCACACGGGCAGGGTGCTGTCGGAGATCGAGCGTCTGTCACAGCAGCTCGCACAGAAACGGCACCCGATTCTGGGCCCGCCTTCCGTTCATGCCTCGCTTATCCAGGGCGGGACGGAGCTGTCTACGTATCCAGATCATTGCCGGCTCGACTGGGAGCGCAGAACCATTCCGGGCGAGACCCGGCAGGAGGTGGAACAGGAAGTGGCGGGCATGCTGGAGCGGCTGCGGGCAGGGGACGACAGCTTTCAGGCCAGCGCAGAGCTGTTTTTCTGGAGGGAACCGTTTGAAGTCTCTACGGACGAGCCGATTTTCGCAGCGCTGGAAGCTGCTTGCCGCAGCAGGCTGGGGCGGGCGCCAGACATCTCCGGCTTTTCCGGCTGGACCGATGCCGCCCTGCTTCAGGGAGCGGGCATTCCTACTGTCTTGTTCGGACCGTGCGGGGCAGGACTGCACGGTGCAGTCGAATACGTAGAGACGGAGAGTCTGGTGGACATGGCGAACATTTTGGCGGATACGATTCGCGAATTTTGCCGGTAG
- a CDS encoding CPBP family intramembrane glutamic endopeptidase → MNLILLLFGPTLMLFIGLQVAGSVPVAFLLFYSWLLFIPLQECLRQKAGRRQALLAAVGLVPKRRNLLFGLGSGVLFLLAIVAAGFFFHASLFERDELLRLLERWQFSGSHAVWLIGILMFVNPLLEELYWRGYLHQKLARKRNPHIVVLVTAFFYSLYHLLSVIPLFAWPYNAAMVLPVFLAGVVWGYMRHRDGSLLGSMLSHILADIGIMMVYLLFLAE, encoded by the coding sequence ATGAATCTCATTCTTTTGCTTTTCGGTCCTACACTCATGCTTTTTATCGGCTTGCAGGTGGCGGGCAGCGTTCCCGTTGCCTTTCTTCTCTTTTACAGCTGGCTCTTGTTCATCCCCCTTCAAGAATGCCTTCGCCAAAAAGCCGGTCGGAGGCAGGCCTTGCTTGCCGCAGTCGGGCTGGTCCCGAAACGAAGGAATCTCCTTTTCGGGCTCGGAAGCGGCGTTCTCTTTTTGCTTGCGATCGTGGCTGCCGGTTTCTTCTTTCACGCTTCTTTGTTTGAGAGAGACGAGCTGCTGCGCCTCCTGGAAAGATGGCAATTTTCCGGAAGCCATGCCGTGTGGCTCATCGGGATCCTGATGTTCGTCAACCCGCTGCTGGAGGAGCTCTACTGGAGAGGCTACCTCCACCAAAAGCTGGCCCGGAAGCGAAACCCGCACATCGTCGTCCTGGTGACTGCCTTTTTTTACAGCCTGTACCACCTGCTCTCGGTCATCCCCCTGTTCGCCTGGCCCTACAACGCAGCGATGGTCCTTCCGGTTTTTCTCGCAGGCGTCGTCTGGGGGTACATGCGGCACCGCGACGGTTCCCTGCTGGGCTCCATGCTCAGCCATATCCTCGCCGATATCGGGATTAT